The following are from one region of the Chloroflexota bacterium genome:
- a CDS encoding PLP-dependent transferase — translation MSSLPPNYSLGTHAIHAGEEANAHRAHVGPIYLSSTFTFPDVETGEAIMGGKEPGYSYSRTTNPTVQQLAEKYALLEGIDLLRGKPERPLETVVRATPFASGMAAISSGVLGRLRAGETLLAQSSLYNIAFSLFTEVLPRFNVEVVWVEEASPESWERALKAHPRTSLLYIETPSNPVMRVQDIAALADLAHHHDAWLMADNTFATPYCQRPLDLGADLVAHSTTKYLSGHGTHLGGALVSPHLDFMTKDVADMLKNFGGVPSPMDCWLGILGLKTFALRMERHCLNAMTIAHYLDGHPKVAAVNYPGLDSHPDQATARKQMIGGFGGMMSFELKGGAPAARVMLNALRIPAIATSLGTVGSLIQLSATMNYAAFPPETRARLNVADGLIRFSVGIEDAADILDDLDQALAKC, via the coding sequence ATGTCTTCCCTACCTCCTAACTACAGCCTCGGCACTCACGCCATTCATGCTGGTGAAGAAGCCAACGCTCATCGCGCTCACGTCGGCCCCATCTACCTCTCGTCCACCTTCACCTTTCCCGATGTCGAAACCGGCGAAGCCATCATGGGCGGGAAAGAGCCGGGCTACTCATACTCGCGCACGACCAACCCCACTGTCCAACAACTGGCCGAGAAGTATGCCCTGCTTGAAGGCATTGACCTGTTGAGAGGCAAACCGGAACGCCCGCTCGAAACTGTCGTCAGGGCCACACCGTTTGCCTCCGGCATGGCCGCCATTTCCAGCGGCGTGCTGGGCCGCCTGCGCGCCGGCGAAACTCTGCTGGCCCAAAGCTCGCTCTACAACATCGCCTTCAGCCTTTTCACCGAAGTTCTGCCCCGCTTCAATGTCGAAGTTGTCTGGGTCGAAGAGGCGTCGCCCGAAAGCTGGGAGCGGGCGCTCAAAGCCCATCCCAGAACCTCGCTACTCTACATCGAAACGCCGTCCAACCCGGTCATGCGAGTGCAAGACATCGCCGCCCTCGCCGACCTGGCTCACCATCACGACGCGTGGCTGATGGCCGACAACACCTTTGCCACACCTTACTGCCAGCGCCCGCTCGACCTCGGCGCTGACCTCGTCGCCCACTCGACCACCAAATATCTTTCCGGTCACGGCACGCACTTGGGCGGCGCCCTGGTCAGCCCGCATCTCGACTTCATGACGAAGGACGTCGCCGACATGCTCAAGAACTTTGGCGGCGTCCCCAGCCCCATGGATTGCTGGCTGGGCATTCTGGGCCTGAAAACGTTCGCCCTGCGGATGGAACGACATTGCCTCAATGCGATGACGATCGCTCATTATTTGGATGGCCACCCCAAAGTCGCCGCCGTGAATTATCCGGGGCTGGACTCTCACCCCGACCAAGCCACTGCCCGCAAGCAAATGATCGGCGGCTTTGGCGGTATGATGAGCTTTGAGCTGAAGGGCGGCGCTCCGGCGGCCCGGGTCATGTTGAACGCTTTGCGTATCCCCGCCATCGCCACCAGTTTGGGAACGGTTGGCTCGCTCATTCAACTCTCGGCCACTATGAACTACGCCGCCTTCCCGCCCGAAACCCGCGCCCGCCTCAACGTCGCCGACGGCCTCATCCGCTTCTCGGTTGGCATCGAAGACGCGGCGGATATTTTGGACGATCTTGATCAAGCGTTAGCAA